From a single Hyalangium gracile genomic region:
- a CDS encoding YbaK/EbsC family protein translates to MSSEEALAEGSERLRRYLEGQQVQASLIKPGSEMPTVPLAAAALGVAPAQIVKTIALEGKKDPSRVCVAIATGDIRIAITKVAAALQLTQLKLAAPETVLRVIGYAVGGVPPVGHVTRVPIVVDQRVLQYDIVFGGGGDEHHMLRITPQEIVRLTGAVVADVANDSEPPPQAGAR, encoded by the coding sequence ATGAGTTCAGAAGAAGCCCTGGCTGAGGGCAGCGAGCGGCTGCGGCGCTACCTCGAGGGCCAGCAGGTGCAGGCGAGCCTGATCAAGCCGGGGAGCGAGATGCCCACGGTCCCGCTCGCGGCCGCCGCGCTCGGCGTGGCACCCGCGCAGATCGTCAAGACGATCGCGCTCGAGGGGAAGAAGGATCCCTCCCGCGTGTGCGTGGCCATCGCGACGGGAGACATCCGGATCGCCATCACCAAGGTGGCCGCCGCGCTGCAGCTCACCCAGCTCAAGCTGGCCGCGCCGGAGACGGTGCTGAGGGTGATCGGCTACGCGGTGGGAGGGGTGCCGCCCGTGGGGCACGTCACCCGGGTGCCCATCGTCGTGGATCAGCGCGTGCTCCAGTACGACATCGTCTTCGGCGGCGGCGGGGACGAGCACCACATGCTGCGCATCACGCCCCAGGAGATTGTCCGGCTCACGGGGGCGGTGGTGGCGGACGTCGCCAACGACTCGGAGCCCCCGCCGCAGGCAGGTGCGCGTTGA
- the argH gene encoding argininosuccinate lyase — MSAQGIGRISRPPHPVLFKLLYEPSFADDRQLVLPHLLRIDAAHLVMLARQRILPTETAARLLAVNASLRTRVEAGEAVFEPPPTHRGLYLMYEQEYIHQLGGEVGGAAHVARSRNDINATVTRMRLRRELLELLGDCEALAARLRTVAREHTRTLMSAFTHLQPAQPGTLGHYLTAVLSELTRGMQWLAGSYATVNRCPMGAAAGGGTSFPIDPGGVARLLGFSEPIANSIDAVASRDYVIQVLSALAMLGSTLTRLATDLQSWASNAFGFLDWPDELVSTSSIMPQKRNAFVLENIRGQAVYPAGALVNALMGMKNTAYANSVEVSGEAAAHVWPAAKALRKALRLMELLLQHVEARPEGMRDFLVDADTTMTAVADHLVSRHGLAFRTAHDVVGRYVAQRPAGTPHSPAELKARLEELLAQATSRPVPLDEAELAQSLDPEACMRAAAYGGGPAPEAVLAQLETLSTQSVAGQLQAWRQELDGAETLLLQQTRALIPEPQAPSGR, encoded by the coding sequence TTGAGCGCGCAGGGCATCGGCCGCATCTCCCGCCCTCCGCACCCGGTCCTCTTCAAGCTCCTCTATGAGCCGAGCTTCGCGGACGATCGGCAGCTCGTGCTGCCGCACCTGCTGCGCATCGACGCGGCGCACCTGGTGATGCTGGCCCGGCAGCGCATCCTCCCCACCGAGACGGCCGCGCGGCTGCTCGCCGTCAACGCCTCGCTGCGCACCCGGGTGGAGGCGGGCGAGGCCGTGTTCGAGCCGCCCCCGACGCACCGGGGCCTCTATCTGATGTACGAGCAGGAGTACATCCACCAGCTCGGCGGAGAGGTGGGCGGGGCCGCGCACGTGGCCCGCAGCCGCAACGACATCAACGCCACCGTCACGAGGATGCGCCTGCGCCGCGAGCTGCTGGAGCTGCTCGGGGACTGCGAGGCGCTGGCGGCGAGGCTGCGGACCGTGGCGCGGGAGCACACGCGCACGCTGATGAGCGCCTTCACCCACCTGCAGCCCGCGCAGCCCGGCACGCTCGGCCACTACCTGACGGCCGTGCTGTCGGAGCTCACGCGTGGCATGCAGTGGCTCGCCGGCAGCTACGCCACGGTGAACCGCTGCCCCATGGGAGCGGCGGCGGGCGGAGGCACGTCGTTCCCCATCGATCCCGGCGGGGTGGCGCGCCTGCTGGGCTTCTCCGAGCCCATCGCCAACTCCATCGACGCGGTGGCCTCGCGGGACTACGTCATCCAGGTGCTGAGCGCGCTGGCCATGCTGGGCAGCACGCTGACGCGCCTGGCCACGGATCTCCAGTCCTGGGCCAGCAACGCCTTCGGCTTCCTGGACTGGCCCGACGAGCTGGTGAGCACCAGCTCCATCATGCCGCAGAAGCGCAACGCCTTCGTCCTGGAGAACATCCGGGGCCAGGCGGTGTACCCGGCGGGCGCGCTGGTGAACGCCCTGATGGGGATGAAGAACACCGCCTATGCCAACAGCGTCGAGGTGAGCGGCGAGGCGGCCGCCCACGTCTGGCCCGCGGCCAAGGCCCTGCGCAAGGCGCTGCGCCTGATGGAGCTGCTGCTCCAGCACGTGGAGGCCCGGCCCGAGGGCATGCGCGACTTCCTCGTGGACGCCGACACGACGATGACGGCGGTGGCGGACCACCTGGTCTCCCGCCACGGCCTGGCCTTCCGGACGGCCCATGACGTGGTGGGGCGCTATGTCGCCCAGAGGCCGGCGGGGACGCCGCACTCCCCCGCCGAGCTGAAGGCGCGCCTGGAAGAGCTGCTGGCCCAGGCCACCTCCCGGCCAGTCCCGCTGGACGAGGCCGAGCTCGCCCAGTCCCTGGACCCGGAGGCCTGCATGCGCGCCGCGGCCTACGGCGGTGGCCCCGCTCCCGAGGCCGTCCTGGCGCAGCTCGAGACGCTCTCCACCCAGAGCGTGGCGGGCCAGCTCCAGGCCTGGCGCCAGGAGCTCGACGGCGCCGAGACGCTCCTCCTCCAACAGACGCGCGCGCTCATCCCGGAGCCTCAGGCTCCATCGGGCCGCTGA
- a CDS encoding cysteine synthase family protein codes for MLKVSNVLELMKNTPLVALRGRAVSKPRARLWAKLEMAMPGQMKDRVAFKMVTDAEASGVLRPGGVIVESSSGTMAEGLARVGCIKGYRVIIVTDPRIDVSTAAKLRALGAEILVVEKYHPTGGWQQSRLERLREVLRNTPGAYWPRQYESPSNPGAYVDQMAGELIEALGGENIAALVASVGSGGSLCGTSTGLKKRFPHIRSIAVDAVGSVQFNQPNSNRLQSGHGNSIIASNIDYRIIDEAHWLSDGEVFNGCRELARREGIFAGGSSGAVYVVASWVAEQFGPDKHVVCLLPDRGDRYGETIYSDEYMEKHHLMGQEAAAGPQRIRYGVDVAERWSYAPLPHDGSVPYHSPDVSLSSDITRELGL; via the coding sequence ATGCTCAAGGTCTCCAACGTCCTGGAACTGATGAAGAACACCCCGCTGGTCGCGCTGCGCGGCCGCGCGGTCTCCAAGCCCCGGGCCAGGCTCTGGGCCAAGCTGGAGATGGCGATGCCGGGGCAGATGAAGGACCGCGTCGCGTTCAAGATGGTGACGGACGCCGAGGCCAGCGGCGTGCTGCGCCCCGGGGGCGTCATCGTGGAGAGCTCCTCGGGCACCATGGCCGAGGGGCTCGCGCGCGTCGGGTGCATCAAGGGCTACCGCGTCATCATCGTCACGGATCCGCGCATCGACGTGAGCACGGCGGCCAAGCTCCGAGCGCTGGGCGCGGAGATCCTGGTGGTGGAGAAGTACCACCCGACAGGCGGCTGGCAGCAGTCCCGCCTGGAGCGGCTGCGAGAGGTGCTGCGCAACACGCCCGGCGCCTACTGGCCCCGCCAGTACGAGAGCCCCAGCAACCCGGGCGCCTACGTCGATCAGATGGCCGGAGAGCTGATCGAGGCGCTGGGAGGCGAGAACATCGCCGCGCTGGTGGCCTCGGTGGGCAGCGGCGGCTCGCTGTGCGGCACCAGCACCGGGCTCAAGAAGCGCTTCCCGCACATCCGCTCCATCGCCGTGGACGCGGTGGGCTCGGTGCAGTTCAACCAGCCCAACAGCAACCGGCTGCAGAGCGGCCACGGCAACAGCATCATCGCCAGCAACATCGACTACCGCATCATCGACGAGGCGCACTGGCTCTCGGACGGAGAGGTCTTCAACGGCTGTCGGGAGCTGGCCCGGCGCGAGGGCATCTTCGCGGGCGGCTCCTCGGGCGCCGTCTACGTCGTGGCCTCGTGGGTGGCCGAGCAGTTCGGGCCGGACAAGCACGTGGTGTGCCTGCTGCCGGACCGGGGCGACCGCTACGGAGAGACGATCTACTCGGACGAGTACATGGAGAAGCACCACCTGATGGGCCAGGAGGCGGCGGCCGGGCCCCAGCGCATCCGCTACGGGGTGGACGTCGCCGAGCGCTGGAGCTACGCGCCGCTGCCCCACGACGGCTCCGTGCCCTATCACTCCCCCGACGTGTCCCTCAGCTCGGACATCACCCGGGAGCTCGGTCTGTGA
- a CDS encoding ATP-grasp domain-containing protein, with amino-acid sequence MSARHFVFVESNTTGTGRLAVERLLEQQQRVTFVTRQPGKYPFLARQAASPTLRVVEVETNEAEAVTASLTELHAREPIDALLTFSTFYVPLVATLAARLGLRYLNPRTALICHEKYEARKVLREKGLPTPEFWLLTSEEEALEVRERVTYPCVIKPPAESGSTGVRQVKDRAEFLEHYRALSSRKVNERGQPLPGHVLVESLLKGPEFSVETVTLAPGDTRIIGVTRKYLSPPPHFVEMGHDFPAGMPAADRQALEKAALAALEAVGFDLGPAHTEIRLCPQGPVVIEINPRLAGGMIPELVRLATGVDLLEVLLDQLLGKPVDPSPRSLGTASIRFLTSNRRGRLTAVHGVEEARKLETVRELSVDKGPGTLVRPPESATDRLGYIIASGMERPRVQSEVDQALSLVKLDVDTSGAAT; translated from the coding sequence ATGAGCGCCCGGCACTTCGTCTTCGTCGAGAGCAACACCACCGGCACCGGCCGGCTCGCCGTGGAGCGCCTGCTGGAGCAGCAGCAGCGCGTCACCTTCGTCACCCGGCAGCCCGGCAAGTACCCGTTCCTGGCCCGGCAGGCGGCCTCCCCCACCCTGCGTGTCGTGGAGGTGGAGACCAACGAGGCGGAGGCCGTCACGGCCAGCCTCACCGAGCTCCACGCCCGCGAGCCCATCGACGCGCTGCTGACGTTCTCCACCTTCTATGTGCCCCTGGTGGCGACGCTGGCGGCCCGGCTGGGCCTGCGCTACCTCAACCCGCGCACGGCGCTCATCTGCCACGAGAAGTACGAGGCGCGGAAGGTGCTGCGCGAGAAGGGGCTGCCGACGCCGGAGTTCTGGCTGCTCACCTCCGAGGAGGAGGCGCTCGAGGTGCGCGAGCGCGTCACCTACCCCTGCGTCATCAAGCCTCCCGCGGAGAGCGGCAGCACGGGCGTCCGGCAGGTGAAGGACCGGGCCGAGTTCCTCGAGCACTACCGCGCGCTGTCCTCCCGGAAGGTGAACGAGCGCGGGCAGCCCCTGCCCGGCCACGTCCTGGTGGAGAGCCTGCTCAAGGGCCCCGAGTTCAGCGTCGAGACGGTCACCCTGGCCCCGGGCGACACGCGCATCATCGGCGTCACGCGGAAGTACCTCTCGCCGCCGCCGCACTTCGTGGAGATGGGGCATGACTTCCCCGCGGGGATGCCCGCGGCGGACCGGCAGGCGCTCGAGAAGGCCGCGCTGGCGGCGCTGGAGGCCGTGGGCTTCGATCTGGGCCCGGCGCATACGGAGATCCGCCTGTGCCCGCAGGGCCCGGTGGTCATCGAGATCAACCCGCGGCTGGCCGGAGGAATGATCCCCGAGCTGGTGCGGCTGGCCACCGGAGTCGACCTCCTGGAGGTGCTGCTGGACCAGCTGCTCGGCAAGCCCGTGGATCCGAGCCCCCGGTCCCTGGGCACGGCCTCCATCCGCTTCCTCACGTCCAACCGGCGGGGCCGGCTCACCGCGGTCCACGGCGTGGAGGAGGCTCGCAAGCTGGAGACCGTGCGCGAGCTCAGCGTGGACAAGGGGCCGGGAACGCTCGTCCGTCCGCCCGAGAGCGCCACCGACCGGCTGGGCTACATCATCGCGAGCGGCATGGAGCGGCCGCGCGTGCAGAGTGAGGTCGATCAGGCCCTCTCGCTCGTGAAGCTCGACGTGGACACCTCGGGCGCGGCAACCTGA
- a CDS encoding M20/M25/M40 family metallo-hydrolase codes for MAPRWLAPLGALALTAGVILFAHSSTVPPRARPASAPAGEFSAHRARQHLERIAARPHPPGTEAHREVREYLLQSLRELGVTPEVQTVPELYPDDGRSIPMATVHNVVARLEGADPRQAIAVVAHYDSVPGSHGASDDGASVAAMLETLRALKTGPRPRNDVLFVFTDAEELGLVGARAFALKHPLAKKVSIVLNFEARGASGPSLMFQTSTGNRWLISQVASAGVQSLASSLFYEIYRNLPNDTDLTIFLEEGKAGLNFGWIDSYMRYHTRSDDLANLDLDSLQHQGESMLALTRHLSRVELEPRGPEDAIYFNLGSSLVRYPASWAVPLALLALVALVLTLLSASRRGHLRWGRVALGFVALLAVTVGAAVSAHLAWLAVSTVDDGLKLLPQRHAYQSDLFIAGILALTVAGVAGIQGAFLRKLRRGELIAGALCGWLVLSLASSLLLSGVSYLLTWPLLFATLGLWLLCRSPEQTPSPGATLAIAATTVPALLLWVPLVPSLYEALTLSQASMVTALVALWLGLLLPQLLPVPLRIVRAAALPALVLGLVLLTVGVWRERFDVAHPRPSSLAYTVDATRAEAFWASSDIELTPWTSQFLGNAPEQRKLDAYFPTFWRAVHTAPAPMTQLPAPEVRVRGDATAEGTRVLSLNVASRRPASMIQILLPPALPLQGMTVAGNTLDAKLLQRLKENPKGGTIEYWGADAQGVDLELRLPAGTAVKLRVSDTRFGLDEAPGAPSQSRPADLMPAPFGFALTDQVTVSATTEL; via the coding sequence ATGGCCCCTCGCTGGCTCGCGCCCCTGGGAGCCCTGGCGCTCACCGCCGGGGTGATCCTCTTCGCCCACTCCTCCACGGTGCCTCCGCGGGCGCGTCCGGCCTCGGCTCCGGCCGGGGAGTTCTCCGCCCACCGGGCCCGCCAGCACCTCGAGCGGATCGCCGCCAGGCCTCACCCGCCAGGCACCGAGGCCCACCGAGAGGTCCGCGAGTACCTGCTCCAGAGCCTCCGGGAGCTCGGCGTGACGCCGGAGGTCCAGACCGTCCCGGAGCTCTACCCGGACGACGGCCGGTCCATCCCCATGGCCACCGTCCACAACGTCGTCGCCCGGCTGGAGGGAGCCGATCCCCGACAGGCGATCGCCGTCGTCGCTCACTATGACTCGGTGCCTGGCTCGCACGGGGCCAGCGACGACGGGGCCTCGGTCGCCGCCATGCTGGAGACGCTGCGCGCCCTGAAGACGGGGCCCCGGCCCCGCAACGACGTCCTCTTCGTCTTCACCGATGCCGAGGAGCTCGGGCTGGTGGGGGCTCGCGCCTTCGCCCTGAAGCACCCGCTGGCGAAGAAGGTCTCCATCGTCCTGAACTTCGAGGCGCGCGGGGCCAGCGGGCCCTCGCTGATGTTCCAGACCAGCACGGGCAACCGCTGGCTCATCTCCCAGGTGGCGAGCGCGGGGGTCCAGTCCCTGGCGAGCTCCCTCTTCTACGAGATCTACCGGAACCTCCCCAACGACACGGACCTGACCATCTTCCTCGAGGAGGGAAAGGCCGGGCTCAACTTCGGGTGGATCGACAGCTACATGCGGTACCACACCCGCTCGGACGATCTCGCGAACCTCGACCTGGACAGCCTGCAGCACCAGGGCGAGTCCATGCTGGCGCTCACGCGTCACCTGAGCCGCGTCGAGCTCGAGCCTCGCGGCCCCGAGGACGCCATCTACTTCAACCTCGGCTCCAGCCTGGTCCGCTACCCGGCCTCGTGGGCGGTGCCGCTCGCGCTCCTGGCGCTGGTGGCCCTGGTGCTCACCCTGCTCTCCGCCTCGAGGCGAGGACACCTGCGCTGGGGCCGGGTCGCCCTGGGGTTCGTCGCGCTCCTGGCGGTGACGGTGGGCGCGGCGGTCAGCGCTCACCTGGCCTGGCTGGCCGTGAGCACCGTCGATGACGGGCTGAAGCTGCTGCCGCAGCGGCACGCCTACCAGAGCGATCTCTTCATCGCGGGCATCCTCGCGCTGACGGTCGCCGGGGTGGCGGGGATCCAGGGCGCGTTCCTCCGCAAGCTCCGCCGAGGCGAGCTGATCGCCGGAGCGCTGTGCGGCTGGCTGGTGCTGAGCCTGGCCTCCTCGCTGCTCCTGAGCGGCGTGAGCTACCTGCTCACCTGGCCGCTCCTCTTCGCCACGCTGGGGCTGTGGCTCCTCTGCCGCTCGCCGGAGCAGACCCCCTCTCCCGGAGCAACCCTGGCGATCGCGGCGACCACCGTGCCCGCCCTGCTGCTGTGGGTCCCCCTGGTGCCCAGCCTCTACGAGGCGCTGACCCTCTCCCAGGCGAGCATGGTGACAGCGCTCGTCGCGCTCTGGCTGGGCCTGCTCCTGCCGCAGCTCCTCCCGGTCCCGCTCCGCATCGTCCGAGCCGCCGCGCTGCCCGCGCTCGTCCTGGGGCTCGTCCTGCTCACGGTGGGCGTCTGGCGCGAGCGCTTCGACGTGGCTCATCCGCGCCCCAGCAGCCTTGCGTACACGGTGGACGCGACCCGGGCGGAGGCGTTCTGGGCGTCCAGCGACATCGAGCTGACGCCCTGGACTTCACAGTTCCTCGGAAACGCGCCCGAGCAGCGGAAGCTGGATGCGTACTTCCCCACCTTCTGGCGCGCCGTCCACACCGCGCCCGCGCCCATGACGCAGCTTCCGGCGCCCGAGGTGCGGGTGCGCGGCGATGCCACGGCGGAGGGCACTCGCGTCCTCAGCCTCAACGTCGCCTCGCGGAGGCCCGCCTCCATGATCCAGATCCTGCTGCCGCCCGCGCTCCCGCTCCAGGGGATGACCGTGGCGGGCAACACGCTGGACGCGAAGCTGCTGCAGCGGCTGAAGGAAAACCCGAAGGGCGGCACCATCGAGTACTGGGGCGCGGACGCGCAGGGAGTCGATCTCGAGCTGAGACTGCCCGCCGGGACCGCGGTGAAGCTGCGCGTCTCCGATACCCGCTTCGGCCTCGACGAGGCCCCTGGCGCGCCGAGCCAGAGCCGCCCGGCGGACCTGATGCCCGCTCCCTTCGGCTTCGCCCTGACGGATCAGGTGACGGTGAGCGCCACCACCGAGCTGTGA
- a CDS encoding GHMP family kinase ATP-binding protein, with protein MEILIDPPGRRSQSKEALVTPVVRTLQEALRLEPGQGEAIGHHGELLQGVFRDESGRLHRGLLSLACPSLHSEAIFHPTREGPLVVEPAWKSKALRAAELTLAWGGATPRGGRLEVRSNIPVGWGLGSSTSDVVATIRAVITTLKRPEDPALVARLAVEAETASDSTIFGDSALLFAQREGVVLQRFEGEVPEFEVVGFNVEPDGQGVDTLAHEPARYDEAEIEEFGRLRAQLEQALREGNRQLLARIATTSARISQRHLPKPHFDRLLAIMEAVDALGIQVAHSGTVVGFLFDPTRADRQARIEECQARIEELGFCKTWCFSSRRRGTFS; from the coding sequence TTGGAAATCCTGATCGACCCGCCAGGCCGACGCAGCCAGTCCAAGGAGGCGCTCGTGACGCCGGTGGTCCGGACGCTCCAGGAGGCGCTTCGCCTCGAGCCCGGGCAGGGAGAAGCCATCGGACACCACGGCGAGCTGCTCCAGGGCGTGTTCAGGGACGAGTCGGGTCGCCTGCACCGCGGGCTGCTCTCCCTGGCCTGCCCGAGCCTGCACTCGGAGGCAATCTTCCACCCCACCCGCGAGGGGCCGCTGGTGGTCGAGCCTGCGTGGAAGAGCAAGGCCCTCAGGGCCGCGGAGCTGACGCTGGCCTGGGGGGGCGCGACGCCGCGGGGCGGCCGGCTGGAGGTGCGCAGCAACATCCCCGTGGGCTGGGGGCTCGGCTCCTCCACGAGCGATGTGGTGGCCACCATCCGGGCGGTGATCACCACGCTCAAGCGCCCCGAGGATCCGGCCCTCGTCGCTCGGCTCGCGGTGGAAGCCGAGACGGCCTCGGACTCCACCATCTTTGGAGACAGCGCCCTGCTGTTCGCCCAGCGCGAGGGCGTGGTGCTCCAGCGCTTCGAGGGAGAGGTGCCCGAGTTCGAGGTGGTGGGCTTCAACGTCGAGCCCGACGGCCAGGGCGTGGACACCCTGGCCCACGAGCCCGCCCGCTACGACGAGGCGGAGATCGAGGAGTTCGGCCGGCTGCGAGCACAGCTCGAGCAGGCCCTGCGCGAGGGCAACCGCCAGCTGCTGGCGCGGATCGCGACCACCAGCGCCCGCATCAGCCAGCGGCACCTGCCCAAGCCGCACTTCGACAGGCTCCTGGCCATCATGGAAGCCGTTGACGCCCTGGGCATCCAGGTGGCGCACAGCGGCACGGTCGTCGGCTTCCTCTTCGATCCCACCCGCGCGGACCGGCAGGCTCGCATCGAGGAGTGCCAGGCGCGTATCGAGGAGCTGGGCTTCTGCAAGACGTGGTGCTTCTCCAGCAGGCGGCGCGGGACCTTCAGCTGA